Part of the Streptomyces antimycoticus genome, CTCCAGCGTGCGGATGCAGCGCCAGCTGGCCGTGTGGCTCATATAGACGTCCGGGTAGGCGTCCACGATCTGTCCGGGGGCGAGACCGCTCTCGCCCGACGCGCGCTCGATCGCCTTCTGCGCGAACGTCCTGGGTGCGGTGGTGGTCATCGGGCCGCCCCCTCCTGTTCTGTCGTACTGGGTGCGGAGTCCCGCATCAGATGCGGGATGAGGCCGCCGTCGTCGAGGATGTCCTTGAGGCCCTGCGGGTACGGCGCGAAGTGGAAGGTCCGGCCCGCGACCTCGACCGTGCCGGCGTCGTAGTCCACCCACATGTCGCCCTCGCCACCGGCGGCCTCGAGCGCCGCGACCGCGTCGGGGCACTCCACGGCGACCAGGCCGGTGTTGATGGCGTTGCGGAAGAACACCCGGGAGAACGAGGCCGCGACGACGGCCTGGACGCCCGCGCCGATCAGACATGTGGCGGCCTGCTCCCGGGCGCTGCCGCAGCCGAAGTTGCGCCCCGCGACGACGATCCTGCTGGCCCGCAGCCGCTGCTGCACCTCGGGGCCGAGCGGCTCGAAGGCGTGCTCGGCGAGTTCCGCGGGGTCGATGCTGACGAGGTAGCGGCCCGGGATGATGACGTCGGTGTTGACGCTCTCGCCGAAGGTGATGGTGGGGCCGCCGACGCGATGGCGGCCGGCCGCCGCGTCCGCGGCGGCGTCCTGGGTCGGTGTGCTCATGGTGTGTGGTTCTCCTTTTGTCGTCCGTGGCCGGGCGGCAGGCCCGCCGGGGGGAGAGGGCGGGCCTGCCGGTACGCGGGCCCGGATCAGGGGCTGGTCTCCTCCAGGAACCAGTCCGTCGGCACCTCGTGGCCCAGGCTCTCCCGCTCGGCGAGCTCCAGGGCACGTGCGCACACCGCGGCGAACTGCACGCCCATACCGGTGTTGTTGGCGAACACGGTGATGTCGTCGGGGGAGGTGCGGCCCGGCGCGTCGCCGAGCAGCAGTTCGCCGAGTTCGCGGATGTCGTCCCAGGCGAGCCGGCCGCGCTCGACCGGGCCGAGGATGTCGAACTGCTTGT contains:
- a CDS encoding LeuD/DmdB family oxidoreductase small subunit; amino-acid sequence: MSTPTQDAAADAAAGRHRVGGPTITFGESVNTDVIIPGRYLVSIDPAELAEHAFEPLGPEVQQRLRASRIVVAGRNFGCGSAREQAATCLIGAGVQAVVAASFSRVFFRNAINTGLVAVECPDAVAALEAAGGEGDMWVDYDAGTVEVAGRTFHFAPYPQGLKDILDDGGLIPHLMRDSAPSTTEQEGAAR